A portion of the Calothrix sp. 336/3 genome contains these proteins:
- the def gene encoding peptide deformylase, which produces MTEEIAIIQIGNPILRQQAQTIENISSPTVQKLISDLMTIMLESNGVGIAAPQIGQPYRLLIVASRPNFRYPHAPEMSPTPMVNPRIVNHSQEIIKGWEGCLSVPGVRGFVPRYQWIEVEYFNPMGQLQKQIFTDFVARIFQHEYDHFEGLVFLDRLESNLDIISEQEYQKMITNVSES; this is translated from the coding sequence ATGACAGAAGAAATTGCAATTATTCAGATAGGTAATCCGATTTTACGACAGCAAGCACAGACTATAGAAAATATTTCTAGTCCTACTGTTCAAAAGTTAATTAGTGACTTAATGACTATAATGTTGGAGTCTAACGGGGTCGGAATTGCTGCTCCTCAAATTGGTCAACCCTATCGTTTATTAATTGTTGCTTCCCGTCCTAATTTCCGCTATCCTCATGCACCGGAAATGTCCCCAACTCCAATGGTTAACCCCAGAATTGTTAATCATTCCCAGGAAATAATTAAGGGATGGGAAGGTTGTTTAAGTGTCCCAGGAGTGAGAGGTTTTGTGCCTCGTTATCAATGGATAGAAGTAGAATATTTTAATCCTATGGGGCAGTTACAAAAACAAATATTCACAGATTTTGTGGCACGAATATTTCAGCATGAATATGACCACTTTGAAGGACTAGTTTTTTTAGACCGTCTAGAAAGTAATCTGGATATTATTAGTGAGCAAGAATATCAGAAAATGATAACGAATGTGTCTGAATCATAG
- a CDS encoding helix-turn-helix domain-containing protein gives MGLIKLRIREFADEKGWTLKDVADHSGVAYSSVRAYARAPGLAMVDYTSIRKMARALDVMIEDLVVVVEE, from the coding sequence ATGGGACTGATTAAGTTAAGAATTCGAGAGTTTGCGGACGAGAAAGGCTGGACACTCAAGGATGTAGCAGACCATTCTGGAGTGGCTTACAGTTCTGTGAGAGCCTATGCTAGAGCTCCTGGTTTAGCAATGGTTGATTACACTTCAATTCGGAAAATGGCGCGTGCCTTAGATGTCATGATTGAAGATTTAGTTGTAGTAGTTGAGGAGTAA
- a CDS encoding HhoA/HhoB/HtrA family serine endopeptidase gives MKVVKHNHKVKNIDSWKISPIKLSSQLVLMFFGTVAIASLSSCSSIGNTLSSGKDTNLQAEAQTSPANSVVNTSPPIIATSGDPNFVVKVVQKVGPAVVRIDSKRTVTQSDDTDPLLRRFFGESQPQQREERGSGSGFIINANGQILTNSHVVDGADEVTVTLKDGRNFKGRVLGEDQVTDVAVIKIDATNLPVVGLANSDSLQPGEAVIAIGNPLGLNNTVTSGILSATGRSSSDIGATDKRVDYIQTDAAINPGNSGGPLLNTRGEVIGMNTAIIRGAQGLGFAIPINTAQRIAQELISKGKVDHPYLGVKMVTLTPDIKEKLKNQIGIDIPTEKGVLLIEIIGRSPAAIAGLKAGDVIQGINNQPVVQKEDVQRLVEKSKIGVPLKIQIQRNGQNSEISVTPAALPVTRRN, from the coding sequence ATGAAGGTAGTAAAGCATAATCATAAGGTAAAAAATATTGATAGTTGGAAAATTAGCCCAATTAAATTATCTAGCCAGTTGGTATTGATGTTTTTTGGTACTGTGGCGATCGCCTCCCTCAGTAGTTGTTCTAGTATTGGTAATACTTTATCCAGTGGCAAAGATACGAATCTACAAGCGGAAGCACAAACCTCTCCAGCAAATAGTGTAGTCAATACATCTCCACCAATTATTGCGACATCTGGCGATCCCAACTTCGTGGTTAAAGTAGTACAAAAGGTTGGACCTGCGGTAGTACGGATAGATTCAAAGAGGACTGTAACACAGTCTGATGATACTGACCCCTTATTACGCCGCTTTTTTGGGGAATCTCAACCACAACAACGGGAGGAACGGGGTAGTGGCTCTGGGTTTATCATTAATGCTAATGGTCAAATTCTCACAAACTCCCATGTAGTTGATGGAGCAGATGAAGTGACTGTTACCCTCAAAGATGGGCGAAACTTCAAGGGTAGAGTTTTGGGTGAAGACCAGGTGACAGATGTTGCGGTCATTAAAATTGATGCGACCAATTTACCAGTAGTCGGTTTGGCGAATTCTGATAGTCTACAACCGGGAGAAGCTGTAATTGCGATTGGTAATCCCCTAGGGTTAAATAATACTGTTACTTCTGGAATTTTGAGTGCTACAGGTCGTTCTAGTAGTGATATTGGGGCAACTGATAAGCGAGTAGATTATATTCAAACCGATGCTGCGATCAATCCTGGGAATTCTGGGGGTCCGTTGTTGAATACCAGGGGTGAGGTGATTGGGATGAATACAGCTATTATTCGAGGAGCGCAGGGTTTGGGGTTTGCGATTCCCATCAATACTGCTCAACGGATTGCCCAGGAATTAATTAGTAAGGGTAAAGTGGATCATCCCTATTTGGGAGTCAAAATGGTGACTCTGACTCCAGATATTAAGGAGAAGTTGAAAAATCAGATTGGGATTGATATTCCTACAGAAAAGGGAGTTTTGTTGATTGAAATTATTGGGCGATCGCCAGCAGCAATTGCCGGATTGAAAGCTGGTGATGTGATTCAGGGAATTAATAATCAACCGGTTGTCCAAAAGGAGGATGTACAGAGATTGGTTGAGAAAAGTAAAATTGGAGTCCCCCTCAAAATTCAAATTCAACGCAATGGACAAAATTCAGAAATCTCTGTTACTCCTGCTGCTTTACCTGTAACCAGACGTAACTAA
- a CDS encoding S1 RNA-binding domain-containing protein, with product MNSEAKISQTANSAFTMDDFAKALETHDYQFQKGQIVHGKIFQLEPDGAYVDIGGKSSAFIPRDEATLRSFTNLAEVLPLNEELEFVIIREQDADGQVTVSRRQLEINHIWTKLTQLQEKSQAIDVRVMGVNKGGITVNVQGLRGFIPRSHLTERDNLESLKGQTLTAGFLEIDRSNNKLILSQRLASRSANFNTLEVGQLVEGKITGIRPFGVFVDVEGISALLHIKQISQKFIENLEKVFQPNQVIKAIILDLDEGKNRVALSTRLLENFPGEFLENFEEVMNSAEARAERARKQVE from the coding sequence ATGAATTCAGAAGCCAAAATTTCTCAAACAGCTAATTCAGCGTTCACCATGGACGATTTTGCCAAAGCTCTGGAAACCCATGATTACCAATTCCAGAAAGGACAAATTGTTCACGGGAAGATTTTTCAACTAGAGCCAGATGGTGCTTATGTTGACATCGGTGGTAAATCATCTGCTTTTATCCCCCGCGATGAAGCGACTTTGAGAAGTTTTACTAATTTGGCAGAGGTATTACCCCTAAACGAAGAGTTAGAGTTTGTAATTATCCGTGAACAGGATGCGGATGGTCAAGTTACAGTCTCTAGACGACAATTAGAAATTAACCATATTTGGACAAAACTGACACAGTTGCAGGAAAAATCCCAAGCAATCGATGTCCGTGTCATGGGCGTCAACAAGGGCGGTATTACCGTTAATGTTCAGGGTTTACGGGGTTTTATCCCGCGATCGCACCTCACAGAACGCGATAACCTCGAATCACTCAAAGGTCAAACTCTCACTGCTGGTTTTCTAGAGATAGATCGCAGCAATAACAAACTTATCCTCTCCCAACGTCTAGCTAGCCGTTCTGCTAACTTTAACACCCTTGAAGTCGGTCAGTTGGTAGAGGGTAAAATTACAGGTATTCGACCTTTTGGTGTATTTGTTGATGTTGAAGGTATTAGCGCTTTATTACACATCAAACAAATTAGCCAGAAATTCATCGAGAATCTAGAAAAAGTCTTTCAACCTAATCAAGTTATTAAAGCTATCATCCTTGACTTGGATGAGGGCAAAAATCGTGTCGCCCTATCTACTAGACTGCTAGAAAATTTCCCTGGAGAATTCCTGGAGAATTTTGAGGAAGTCATGAATTCTGCGGAAGCAAGAGCAGAGAGAGCCAGGAAACAAGTGGAATAG
- the dnaN gene encoding DNA polymerase III subunit beta yields the protein MKLVCTQSDLSTNLSLTNRAVPSRPTHPVLANVLLQADAETNQVSLTAFDLSLGIRTSFTAEVWQSGAIAMPAKLLNDIVSRLPEGEITLDDEASTASDNLSATEGILVTLTPVSGCYQVRAMGAEEFPELPTIDSSQAIQLSAMAIIEGLRGTLLATSADETKQVLTGVHLTVKPDVLEFAATDGHRLAVVETTNETPDVIDNQIEVTIPARALRELEKMLTTSSASAEIVTVALEQGQIVFSWQHQRLTSRTLEGQYPNYRQLIPHQFQRELTLDRRQFVSALERIAVLADQKNNIVKVSIDAASQEITLSVESQDIGSGRESIPAQISGENIDIAFNIKYLMEGLKALPATEILMQLNQALTPVIFTPLGETKMTYLAMPVQLRN from the coding sequence ATGAAGCTAGTTTGCACTCAAAGTGACCTTAGTACGAATCTTTCCTTAACTAATCGAGCTGTCCCTTCGCGCCCGACTCATCCTGTACTAGCTAATGTTTTACTACAAGCAGATGCTGAAACCAATCAGGTAAGTCTCACGGCTTTTGATTTAAGTTTAGGTATTCGTACCAGCTTTACTGCGGAGGTTTGGCAAAGTGGGGCGATCGCCATGCCTGCCAAGCTCCTCAATGACATAGTTTCCCGTCTGCCAGAAGGGGAAATAACCCTTGATGACGAGGCTTCCACAGCATCGGATAACCTATCCGCAACAGAGGGAATTCTTGTGACTCTCACCCCAGTCAGTGGATGCTACCAAGTGCGTGCTATGGGTGCAGAAGAATTTCCTGAGCTACCAACCATCGATAGCTCCCAAGCAATTCAACTCAGTGCCATGGCGATAATTGAGGGATTACGTGGTACATTACTGGCAACTAGCGCTGATGAAACAAAGCAAGTTCTGACAGGAGTTCATTTGACTGTCAAACCAGATGTCTTAGAATTTGCTGCCACCGATGGACATCGTTTAGCGGTGGTAGAAACAACCAATGAAACCCCAGATGTGATTGACAATCAGATAGAAGTTACAATTCCTGCTAGAGCGCTTAGGGAACTAGAAAAAATGCTGACAACTAGTTCTGCCTCCGCAGAAATTGTGACTGTAGCCCTAGAACAGGGGCAAATAGTCTTTTCCTGGCAGCATCAACGTCTTACCAGTCGTACCCTAGAAGGGCAGTACCCTAACTATAGGCAACTCATACCCCACCAGTTCCAACGAGAATTGACCCTGGATAGAAGGCAATTTGTCAGTGCATTGGAGCGTATAGCTGTTTTGGCTGACCAGAAAAATAACATCGTCAAAGTCAGTATTGATGCAGCTAGCCAGGAAATTACCTTGTCTGTTGAATCTCAAGATATTGGTAGTGGTAGGGAATCAATACCTGCACAAATTTCTGGTGAGAATATTGACATTGCCTTTAACATCAAATACCTCATGGAAGGCTTAAAAGCCCTTCCAGCTACAGAAATCCTCATGCAATTGAATCAAGCCTTAACCCCAGTCATTTTTACCCCCCTAGGAGAAACAAAAATGACATACTTGGCAATGCCTGTCCAACTGCGAAATTAA
- the ptsP gene encoding phosphoenolpyruvate--protein phosphotransferase has protein sequence MVGIVIIAHSQQLAAGIREMAAQMVQGRVSLAVAAGSENLQNTLGTDAIQVYEAIASVFHDDGVVILMDLGSAITSAEMALEYLSPEHQQKVHLCAAPLVEGAIAAVIAAAARKNVMEVIAAAQGALAAKITRLGLTTGSQNLKEIRLLVTNQLGLHARPASKFVTTAAKFQAQIKVKNSTKNTDFVRADSINQVVTLGVMSGDEILVTAQGMEADAALQALETLVVTNFGEVGAVNLTDVVPKITPSIGNSHLPPPHFQGIAAASGVAIAPSLSLKPTRLSTHPFLPVSQYHVEYPEVEWQRLHTALGIAYREIQALLSHASMQIGDTEAAIFDAHILFLEDPTLLEAIHQQIFDHHCNAEAAWCAVVEELSHNYRTLDDPYLQTRVADISDVGQRVLRLLMDAPETTIEVLQPSILIATELSPSDTAKLDPTRVLGICITGGSPSSHSAILARSLGIPAVVGVSEEILHLANGTILAIDGEIGHIWVEPDAEMGRIFQHKRETWLQNQDIHPIMEAAGTRDTPKEPLCDRHPIRVFANIGSLEDTQMAIANGAEGIGLLRTEFLYFHRSQLPNEGEQLLMYQQIADILTHRPLIIRTLDIGGDKTIPYLNLPKEINPFLGFRGIRIGLHQPQILKTQLRAILRASARHNIKIMFPMIATVGEIRAAKMILQEAQTELRQESISFASEIEIGIMVEVPAAVAIADQLAREVDFFSIGTNDLTQYIMAADRNNPRTANLADGLNPAILRMIHQTIQAAHQAGIWVGLCGELAADPLALPILMGLGIDELSVNPPAITPLKQAITQLNLSDIQAIATQALQQDSAMSVRSLVAALKFFT, from the coding sequence ATGGTTGGAATTGTGATTATTGCTCACAGTCAACAGTTAGCCGCAGGCATTAGGGAAATGGCAGCACAGATGGTGCAGGGTAGAGTTTCTCTCGCAGTGGCAGCAGGTAGTGAGAATCTCCAAAATACTTTGGGTACGGATGCGATTCAGGTGTATGAGGCGATCGCCTCCGTATTTCATGATGATGGTGTAGTAATTTTGATGGACTTAGGTAGTGCTATCACCAGTGCAGAAATGGCACTAGAGTATCTCAGTCCGGAACATCAGCAGAAAGTACACCTCTGTGCTGCTCCCTTAGTTGAAGGGGCGATCGCGGCGGTAATTGCCGCAGCTGCTAGAAAAAATGTCATGGAGGTGATTGCTGCTGCCCAAGGAGCTTTAGCTGCGAAAATAACTAGATTAGGATTAACTACTGGTAGTCAAAATCTCAAGGAAATTCGCCTCTTAGTCACCAATCAACTAGGCTTACACGCTCGCCCAGCCTCGAAATTTGTTACAACTGCGGCAAAATTCCAAGCTCAAATTAAAGTTAAAAATAGTACTAAAAATACAGATTTTGTCCGTGCTGACAGTATTAACCAAGTTGTCACCCTAGGGGTGATGTCGGGAGATGAAATCCTGGTGACAGCTCAGGGAATGGAAGCGGACGCTGCTTTACAAGCTTTAGAAACCTTGGTTGTGACTAACTTTGGTGAAGTTGGTGCAGTTAACCTTACTGATGTTGTGCCCAAAATTACCCCATCGATTGGGAATTCTCATCTACCACCACCCCATTTTCAAGGTATTGCTGCTGCTTCTGGGGTGGCGATTGCCCCTAGTTTATCCCTGAAACCAACTCGTTTGTCTACTCATCCGTTTCTTCCTGTCTCTCAATATCATGTTGAATACCCGGAAGTTGAGTGGCAAAGGTTACATACAGCTTTGGGAATTGCCTATCGAGAAATTCAAGCATTGCTTTCCCATGCTTCAATGCAAATTGGTGATACCGAAGCGGCAATTTTCGATGCTCACATTTTATTTCTCGAAGACCCGACATTACTAGAAGCGATTCACCAACAGATTTTTGATCATCACTGCAATGCAGAAGCTGCTTGGTGTGCGGTTGTTGAGGAATTAAGCCATAACTACCGTACCCTGGATGATCCCTATTTGCAAACACGAGTCGCTGATATTAGCGATGTTGGGCAGAGAGTTTTACGCTTACTGATGGACGCTCCAGAAACTACCATTGAGGTTCTTCAACCATCAATTCTGATTGCTACAGAGCTTTCACCCTCGGATACTGCCAAATTAGATCCCACAAGAGTTTTAGGTATTTGTATTACAGGGGGAAGCCCTAGTTCCCATAGTGCTATTCTTGCCCGTTCCCTAGGTATTCCTGCGGTGGTGGGTGTCTCTGAAGAAATTCTCCACCTCGCAAATGGGACTATATTGGCAATAGATGGCGAAATTGGGCACATTTGGGTGGAACCAGATGCAGAGATGGGAAGAATTTTCCAACATAAACGTGAAACTTGGCTGCAAAATCAGGATATTCATCCAATTATGGAAGCAGCTGGCACCCGCGATACCCCGAAGGAACCGCTATGCGATCGCCATCCTATCCGTGTATTTGCGAATATTGGAAGTTTAGAAGATACCCAAATGGCGATCGCCAATGGTGCAGAAGGAATAGGACTTTTACGGACAGAATTTCTCTATTTTCACCGCTCCCAGCTTCCCAATGAAGGTGAGCAACTACTGATGTATCAGCAAATTGCCGATATATTGACTCATCGTCCCTTAATTATTCGTACCTTGGACATTGGAGGTGATAAAACCATACCCTATCTCAACTTACCCAAGGAGATAAACCCCTTTTTAGGATTTCGGGGTATTCGTATAGGTTTACACCAACCCCAGATTTTGAAAACTCAGCTACGGGCAATTTTACGAGCTAGCGCCCGACACAATATTAAAATCATGTTTCCCATGATTGCGACTGTGGGTGAAATTCGTGCTGCCAAGATGATACTGCAAGAAGCACAGACAGAATTAAGACAAGAGTCCATATCTTTTGCTTCCGAGATAGAAATTGGCATTATGGTGGAAGTACCTGCTGCGGTGGCGATCGCCGATCAATTAGCTCGGGAAGTTGACTTTTTCAGTATTGGTACTAATGACTTAACACAATACATCATGGCGGCAGATCGTAATAATCCCCGTACTGCTAACCTTGCTGATGGGTTAAATCCAGCAATTTTGCGGATGATTCACCAAACAATTCAAGCTGCTCACCAAGCCGGAATTTGGGTAGGATTATGTGGCGAACTTGCTGCCGATCCCTTAGCATTACCAATTTTAATGGGTTTGGGTATCGATGAACTGAGCGTCAATCCTCCAGCAATTACTCCCTTAAAACAGGCGATCACCCAACTAAATCTCAGTGATATCCAGGCGATCGCCACCCAAGCTTTACAACAAGATTCAGCTATGAGTGTTCGTTCTTTGGTTGCTGCACTCAAGTTTTTTACATAA
- a CDS encoding NAD(P)/FAD-dependent oxidoreductase — protein MEKLGQQAIVIGSSIGGILAARVLTDYYSRVIILERDVFPSTATHRPGVIQGRHAHGLLSKGRDIIENLFPGIIQELTAMGGIPGDVVDSNLWFLNGGYLKNHPSQMIGILVSRLLLEFQLRQRLFALPNIQTIENCEVLGLITNSNKSRITGIRYINRSDDNSEIILNGDLIIDASGRRSQTPLWLEEIGYSKAPEERVNIGVSYTTRIYERKPEDLQGKLMIAITSCPPLWRGGVMIAQENDRWIVSIGGYLEDYAPTEEEKFLQFAKSLPSSDIYEVIKNARPLSEFLRYKYPYSQRHYYEKLERFPQGYLVFADAICSFNPIYGQGMTVAALEAITLQKCLENGTENLYHRFFKDTSKIVDCAWNIVMSNDMRIPQVEGKRSLAIRFINWYIAKLHIAAQEDSELALAFMKVVNMVNSPASIMHPRIFLKIIWGYIKSRKIANLQQDMRIIDSET, from the coding sequence ATGGAAAAATTAGGTCAACAAGCAATTGTCATTGGTTCTAGTATCGGTGGCATATTAGCAGCCAGAGTATTAACAGATTATTATTCACGAGTAATTATTCTGGAACGTGATGTTTTTCCTAGTACAGCTACCCATCGTCCAGGAGTTATTCAAGGTCGTCATGCCCATGGTTTACTCTCTAAAGGTAGAGATATTATCGAAAATTTGTTTCCCGGAATCATTCAGGAATTAACAGCCATGGGAGGAATACCAGGGGATGTTGTTGATAGTAATCTTTGGTTTCTGAATGGCGGTTATTTGAAAAATCATCCAAGTCAAATGATAGGAATTTTAGTCAGTCGTCTATTACTTGAGTTCCAATTGCGTCAACGGTTATTCGCTTTACCAAATATTCAGACTATAGAAAACTGTGAAGTTCTAGGATTAATTACAAATAGCAATAAATCTCGCATTACTGGTATACGTTATATCAATCGCAGTGATGATAATTCAGAAATAATTCTCAATGGAGATTTAATCATAGATGCTAGCGGACGTAGGTCTCAAACTCCTCTATGGTTGGAGGAAATTGGTTATTCTAAAGCACCAGAAGAAAGAGTCAATATAGGTGTTAGTTATACTACCCGTATCTATGAAAGAAAACCAGAAGATTTACAAGGAAAGCTAATGATTGCCATTACTTCATGCCCACCACTATGGCGCGGTGGAGTTATGATAGCTCAAGAAAATGACCGATGGATAGTCAGTATTGGTGGTTACTTAGAAGACTATGCACCCACTGAGGAGGAAAAATTTCTCCAGTTTGCCAAATCTCTACCTAGCTCAGACATCTACGAAGTTATTAAAAATGCTCGACCCCTAAGTGAATTCCTTCGCTATAAATATCCCTACAGTCAACGTCATTACTACGAGAAACTCGAACGTTTCCCTCAAGGTTATCTCGTATTTGCGGATGCTATTTGCAGCTTTAACCCCATATATGGTCAAGGAATGACTGTAGCTGCACTAGAAGCTATTACACTCCAAAAATGTTTAGAAAATGGAACAGAAAATTTGTACCATCGTTTCTTTAAAGATACTAGTAAAATTGTAGATTGTGCTTGGAATATAGTCATGAGTAATGATATGCGTATTCCCCAAGTCGAAGGAAAAAGAAGTCTAGCTATAAGATTTATCAATTGGTATATCGCAAAATTACATATTGCTGCTCAAGAAGATTCAGAGTTAGCTTTAGCTTTTATGAAAGTAGTAAATATGGTAAATTCACCAGCAAGTATCATGCATCCCAGAATATTTTTGAAGATAATATGGGGATATATTAAATCTCGCAAAATTGCAAATTTACAACAAGATATGAGGATTATAGATTCTGAAACTTGA
- a CDS encoding DUF3574 domain-containing protein: MYYKSITKFIITGLILTSSTYIHPQVSAQNPTRISQSLNAKTLIKEELYFGLAKPTGKMVSELEWQLFLGTIITPRFPEGLTVIDAYGHYFTNSDNLVREKTKIVVLIYRNSNQRQKMVSEIITNYKRIFHQESVLRVTSTVKAEF, from the coding sequence ATGTACTATAAATCTATTACTAAATTTATCATTACAGGTTTAATATTAACAAGCTCCACCTATATTCATCCCCAGGTTTCTGCCCAAAACCCTACCAGGATTTCACAAAGCTTAAATGCAAAAACATTAATTAAAGAAGAATTATATTTTGGTTTAGCTAAACCTACAGGCAAAATGGTTTCGGAATTAGAGTGGCAATTATTTTTAGGAACTATAATTACACCTCGTTTTCCCGAAGGATTGACTGTAATTGATGCCTACGGGCATTATTTTACGAATTCTGATAACCTAGTTCGGGAAAAAACTAAAATAGTAGTTTTGATTTATAGAAACAGTAATCAACGTCAAAAAATGGTGTCAGAAATTATAACTAATTATAAACGAATATTTCATCAAGAATCTGTTTTACGAGTTACTTCTACCGTCAAAGCAGAATTTTAA
- a CDS encoding dienelactone hydrolase family protein — protein MAEQAIDTAIVKISQTDVVIDAYLAKPQAPGIYPGVVVLQEIFGVNAHIQEVTNKIAREGYVAIAPALFQRQAPGFATGYTPADVTIGRQYAWEQTTAPQLLGDIQAAINYLKTLPEVKKSPFGCIGFCFGGHVAYLAATLTDIQATASFYGARITTSTPGGGAASITLTSNISGTIYTFFGNNDTSISLAEIEKMQAELEKYNIPHRVFRYDGADHGFFCDHRSSYNPNAAMDAWEQVKQLFATLSPSSQ, from the coding sequence ATGGCAGAGCAAGCAATCGATACAGCAATAGTTAAAATTTCCCAGACAGATGTGGTAATTGATGCCTATTTAGCAAAACCTCAAGCACCTGGGATTTATCCAGGTGTAGTGGTATTACAGGAAATTTTCGGTGTGAATGCTCACATTCAAGAAGTCACTAATAAAATTGCCCGTGAAGGCTATGTGGCGATCGCCCCTGCTCTATTTCAGCGCCAAGCGCCTGGTTTTGCAACGGGTTATACCCCAGCAGATGTGACTATTGGTAGACAATATGCTTGGGAGCAAACTACAGCACCTCAGCTACTGGGCGATATTCAAGCTGCAATTAACTACTTGAAGACCTTACCAGAGGTGAAAAAATCTCCTTTCGGTTGTATCGGTTTTTGCTTTGGTGGTCACGTTGCTTACTTAGCCGCTACCCTGACTGACATTCAAGCAACAGCTTCCTTTTACGGTGCAAGAATTACTACTAGTACCCCTGGAGGCGGTGCTGCCAGCATCACTTTAACATCAAACATATCTGGAACAATTTATACTTTTTTTGGAAATAATGATACGAGTATTTCCTTAGCAGAAATCGAAAAAATGCAAGCAGAGTTAGAAAAATACAACATTCCCCATCGCGTATTCCGCTACGATGGAGCTGACCATGGATTTTTCTGTGACCATCGCTCTAGCTATAATCCTAATGCCGCGATGGATGCCTGGGAGCAAGTTAAGCAATTGTTTGCGACTTTATCCCCTAGTAGCCAATGA
- the dnaA gene encoding chromosomal replication initiator protein DnaA, protein MEIPIDNLWSQVLERLQLELSRPTFETWIKTASAERLENNCLIIRTPNPFARNWLQKYYIKTIANVVQDILGHPVEIYITVNKGEEVSPIHEPETSWALPVQNNTDSNTKNRVKTTDLNHKYVFSRFVVGANNRMAHAAALAVAESPGREFNPLFLCGGVGLGKTHLMQAIGHYRLEIHADAKIFYVSTEQFTNDLITAIRKDSMQSFREHYRAADVLLVDDIQFIEGKEYTQEEFFHTFNTLHEAGKQVVLASDRPPNQIPRLQERLCSRFSMGLIADIQAPDLETRMAILQKKAEYENIRLSRDVIEYIAANYTSNIRELEGALIRALAYISIWGLPMTVENISPVLEQPMEKIAATPEAILSVVADAFDISIEDIKSNSRRREISWARQIGMYLMRQHTDLSLPRIGEEFGGKDHTTVIYSCEKIAQLRESDNNLTQTLRQLSDRINMTSRPHK, encoded by the coding sequence ATGGAAATTCCTATAGACAATCTCTGGAGTCAGGTACTTGAGCGTTTACAACTGGAGTTATCCCGTCCCACCTTTGAAACTTGGATCAAAACTGCCAGCGCTGAACGTTTGGAAAACAATTGTTTAATCATTCGCACACCCAACCCCTTTGCCCGTAATTGGCTACAAAAGTATTACATCAAGACTATCGCTAACGTTGTTCAAGATATCCTGGGACACCCAGTAGAAATTTATATCACAGTCAACAAAGGAGAAGAAGTTTCTCCCATCCATGAACCGGAAACATCCTGGGCATTACCAGTACAAAATAATACAGACAGCAATACGAAAAATCGGGTCAAAACAACAGACCTCAATCATAAATACGTATTTTCACGCTTTGTCGTTGGTGCTAATAATCGTATGGCACACGCAGCTGCTTTGGCAGTGGCGGAATCTCCTGGCAGAGAGTTTAACCCCCTATTTTTATGCGGTGGTGTGGGTTTAGGTAAAACCCATTTAATGCAAGCCATTGGGCATTATCGTCTAGAAATTCATGCCGATGCCAAGATATTCTACGTCTCTACAGAACAATTTACCAATGATTTAATTACGGCTATCCGTAAAGATAGTATGCAAAGCTTTCGGGAACATTACCGAGCTGCGGATGTATTACTTGTAGATGATATTCAATTTATTGAAGGCAAGGAATATACCCAAGAAGAATTTTTCCACACTTTCAATACCTTACATGAAGCTGGAAAACAAGTTGTTCTAGCTTCGGATCGTCCACCTAACCAAATACCTCGACTACAGGAAAGACTTTGCTCTCGGTTTTCCATGGGTTTAATTGCCGATATCCAAGCACCAGATTTAGAAACACGGATGGCAATTTTACAAAAAAAGGCAGAATATGAAAATATCCGTCTATCTAGAGATGTCATCGAGTATATCGCTGCGAATTATACCTCTAATATTAGGGAACTAGAAGGAGCCTTAATTCGCGCCCTAGCTTATATTTCTATCTGGGGTTTACCTATGACTGTAGAAAATATTTCTCCAGTTTTAGAGCAACCAATGGAAAAAATTGCCGCTACTCCAGAAGCAATATTATCCGTAGTTGCCGATGCTTTTGATATTTCTATTGAAGATATTAAGAGCAATTCCCGTCGTCGTGAGATTAGTTGGGCAAGACAAATCGGAATGTATTTAATGCGTCAGCACACTGATTTAAGTTTACCAAGAATTGGGGAAGAGTTCGGTGGTAAAGACCATACAACTGTAATTTACAGCTGTGAAAAAATCGCTCAACTGCGAGAAAGTGATAATAACCTAACTCAAACTCTACGTCAGTTAAGCGATCGCATTAATATGACAAGTCGCCCTCACAAGTAA